One genomic window of Daphnia pulex isolate KAP4 chromosome 10, ASM2113471v1 includes the following:
- the LOC124204628 gene encoding uncharacterized protein LOC124204628, translated as MASELVHSDGLTPVADNAIVVQSSNASASSFTHSSPTANKEIRGKKMPDNTHGLRFESKLLALFCVRGLGAGYKFELSKEKEDEGGKLEDLIFRYEVPDTTPAGKHWRYRYVQAKHKENEGEKITADHLLGCKRKGESSDSFPKNHLRDYNPKGDFNLTKYFHSFYKIRARGDDIHDCIICTNIGFDENSLKEVGIELVSINNQSEDILKFDAPEKTAHYKLKINNNDWHKQLKEEWSPVQLLAKELKDCATNNKTTQIRTGMLSSYHDALVDEHVIDCTAKKFHQDFVGEVNLSEGARKLRQTICELGVNDSWKDWKFKLSNNFGKGQSAIKNPLPGKITEEDVDNFFDKLIFVVDMPSEEKFENIIETKDVSKYYPNDKCEDQTTQIFDGISKAFIGQHANFWLTSEVAKNILLKNVSKQYKEQLDKKVGFNDDAIKVMEEKLRHLMDTPGREKIQRIATPSPQLTAVKVISAIENLLQELKQKGICQGNCLITPSSLSQDEEDKWKNILKLQKYSHHFLVVVCDNEASVQNHENVFPEGKAEDNNFIIIISRDESTAGIKDEIKYTDLSDNFQKRILSRIVSFQGKNVKVRDLVGDKPEELINFSSTNELLLAENEVKIPSFSTSTFEQSLYVKRTLRFPFENQFELGGECRISSDGHIEWLVLVETEKRKEIWKKIMNGITNQASSTGKPVEDIDLMNLKEKGNEKSIVIISGVAGTGKSTLLSYYYKQIKIAHPDHWVIRINLVDYEAVLKLDQITDLDVVDLIINRLYVVDHKSSFSRSLLRKRLETGDRIVVMFDGFDEINELCQKGAIEWMKSITKDRLIQLYVTTRPHMLDELQFQLSQLAYRLENFTEEDQIKHLTSYWVKELNLSGDIEKPLQQFAKSLVKQVSETLKDEEKSFIGIPLQCKILAECFQSNVKEFITSNCAEVKEEPRESEISDLLDGKKFDLISLFNRLMETKRKVFREEKAKAPSSIENKIVTDAINRLIKDVESHLTQLAIKTIVEDQKIVDILWPPQLSHQSSDDETADEKIIAMNSLSFGLTIENRENDTTNVTQQFLHRTYAEYLFARYLFNGFLLDDKRHNKLLDDKSASTFIVSTILVKREYNGVQVFFNGMLKELVDDDDEWRKRIIKRDLPDRLKTFAEHLYIHILRQGPIKGQMFIRENALLFSLSTGNTMIFTLLCDCLDATLDGKLVQAVMFVFIEVLNFTHFFKVECRCFQRFINYLNFDEGRDMSESLQFFFASNLEYSQWNGEEQQKTVHHLLQFMTNQREAFENYFFL; from the coding sequence ATGGCGTCGGAATTGGTGCATAGTGACGGACTAACGCCTGTTGCTGATAATGCAATTGTTGTGCAATCCAGTAACGCATCTGCCTCGTCATTTACGCATTCATCGCCAACGGCCAACAAGGAgataaggggaaaaaagatgcCCGATAACACCCACGGTTTGAGGTTTGAATCCAAACTGTTGGCGCTATTTTGTGTCCGCGGACTGGGTGCCGGTTACAAGTTTGAATTGAGTAAAGAAAAGGAGGACGAAGGCGGGAAACTGGAAGATTTGATTTTCCGCTATGAAGTTCCTGACACGACACCTGCGGGTAAACATTGGCGATATCGATACGTGCAGGCTAAACACAAGGAGAAcgaaggagagaaaatcaCGGCAGATCACCTCCTTGGTTGCAAGCGCAAAGGAGAGTCCAGTGACTCGTTTCCCAAAAATCACCTTCGTGATTATAACCCCAAGGGCGATTTCAATTtaacgaaatattttcattctttttacAAGATAAGAGCCAGGGGTGACGACATTCACGATTGCATAATCTGCACCAATATCGGCTTCGACGAGAACAGTCTAAAGGAGGTTGGAATCGAGTTGGTGTCCATTAATAACCAGTCGGAAGATATTTTAAAGTTCGATGCACCAGAGAAAACAGCCCATTACAaactaaaaattaacaataacgATTGGCATAAACAGTTGAAGGAGGAATGGTCCCCCGTCCAACTGCTGGCAAAAGAACTCAAAGATTGCGCTACGAATAATAAAACGACACAAATTCGTACTGGAATGCTCAGCAGCTACCACGACGCTTTGGTCGATGAACACGTCATCGATTGTACCGCAAAGAAATTCCACCAGGATTTCGTGGGTGAAGTGAATCTTTCAGAAGGTGCTAGAAAATTGCGTCAAACGATCTGCGAGTTAGGTGTAAACGACAGCTGGAAAGACTGGAAGTTTAAATTGAGCAACAATTTTGGAAAAGGCCAATCGGCTATCAAGAATCCGCTACCAGGAAAAATCACAGAGGAAGACGTCGACAATTTCTTTGATAAGTTGATTTTTGTCGTCGATATGCCTAGCGAAGAGAAATTCGAGAACATTATTGAAACTAAAGACGTGAGCAAATATTATCCAAACGACAAGTGCGAAGATCAAACGACGCAAATATTTGACGGAATTTCAAAAGCGTTTATAGGACAGCACGCCAATTTTTGGCTGACATCAGAAGTAGCAAagaacattttattaaaaaatgtttcaaaacaaTACAAGGAACAACTAGATAAGAAGGTGGGATTCAATGACGATGCGATTAAAGTGATGGAGGAGAAATTGAGACATTTAATGGATACTCccggaagggaaaaaatccaGCGGATTGCCACACCTTCGCCGCAACTTACGGCAGTCAAAGTAATTTCGGCGATTGAGAATTTACTGCAGGAATTGAAACAGAAAGGGATTTGCCAAGGGAATTGCTTAATAACACCGTCTAGTCTTTCACAAGACGAGGAAGATAAGTGgaagaatattttgaaattacaaaaatattctCATCATTTTCTCGTCGTCGTTTGTGATAATGAAGCATCGGTCCAAAATCACGAAAATGTATTTCCAGAAGGTAAAGCGGAAGAtaacaattttataataataattagtcGCGATGAATCAACAGCAGGGATAAAAGACGAAATCAAGTACACCGATTTAAGTGACAActtccaaaaaagaattttgtcgAGAATCGTTTCCTTTCAAGGGAAAAATGTGAAAGTAAGAGACCTTGTCGGTGACAAACCGGAAGAGTTGATCAATTTCAGTTCTACAAATGAATTGTTATTAGCAGAGAACGAAGTGAAAATCCCTTCCTTCAGCACGTCAACCTTTGAGCAATCGCTGTACGTCAAGAGGACATTGCGATTTCCGTTTGAAAATCAGTTTGAACTTGGCGGGGAATGCAGAATCAGTTCAGATGGCCACATCGAATGGCTCGTCCTCGTCGAAAcggaaaaacgaaaagaaatatggAAGAAAATCATGAATGGTATTACTAATCAAGCGTCTTCTACCGGTAAACCTGTCGAGGACATTGATTTGATGaatttgaaggaaaaaggaaatgaaaagtcAATTGTCATAATTTCCGGAGTAGCCGGAACCGGAAAGTCTACTCTTCTCTCATACTATTATAAGCAAATAAAGATTGCACATCCGGACCACTGGGTAATCAGAATTAATTTAGTTGACTACGAAGCTGTCTTGAAACTGGATCAAATAACGGACTTGGATGTGgttgatttaattattaatcGATTATACGTCGTCGATCAcaaaagttcattttctcgGTCGTTATTGAGAAAACGGTTGGAGACGGGAGATCGAATCGTAGTCATGTTTGACGGATTCGACGAAATCAACGAACTGTGTCAAAAAGGCGCTATTGAATGGATGAAGTCTATAACTAAAGACAGATTAATCCAGCTGTATGTCACAACCCGACCGCACATGCTGGACGAGTTACAATTCCAGTTATCCCAATTGGCTTATAGGTTGGAAAACTTTACGGAAGAAGATCAAATCAAACATCTTACCTCATATTGggtaaaagaattaaatttatcaGGAGATATTGAGAAACCCCTTCAACAATTTGCCAAATCGTTAGTCAAACAAGTGTCGGAAACTCtgaaagacgaagaaaagtCTTTTATCGGAATCCCGTTGCAATGCAAAATTCTAGCCGAATGCTTCCAGTCAAATGTTAAAGAATTCATAACATCAAATTGTGCTGAAGTTAAAGAAGAGCCTCGTGAGTCGGAAATTTCTGATTTACTTGACGGTAAGAAATTCGATTTAATTAGTCTCTTCAATCGTTTAATGGAAACGAAACGGAAAGTTTTTCGTGAAGAGAAAGCTAAAGCACCATcatcaattgaaaacaaaattgtgacTGACGCCATTAATCGTTTGATCAAAGACGTCGAGAGTCACCTGACACAATTGGCCATTAAAACGATTGTGGAAGATCAAAAGATCGTCGACATCTTGTGGCCACCTCAGTTATCTCATCAGTCAAGTGATGACGAAACTGCTGACGAAAAGATAATCGCCATGAATAGTCTGAGTTTCGGATTGACAATcgaaaacagagaaaatgaTACAACAAATGTTACCCAGCAATTCTTGCATCGCACCTACGCTGAGTATTTATTCGCCAGATATTTATTCAATGGGTTTCTCCTTGATGACAAACGACACAACAAGTTGCTCGATGATAAGTCTGCCTCAACATTTATTGTGAGCACAATCCTGGTGAAACGGGAGTACAATGGCGTCCAAGTATTTTTCAATGGCATGTTGAAAGAATTggttgacgacgacgatgaatgGCGGAAAAGAATTATTAAACGCGATTTACCAGACAGACTGAAGACATTTGCGGAACATCTTTACATTCACATTCTTCGTCAAGGCCCAATTAAAGGCCAAATGTTCATTCGTGAAAAcgcacttcttttttctctttcgactGGGAACACGATGATCTTCACATTATTGTGCGATTGTCTCGACGCAACTTTGGATGGAAAACTTGTTCAAGCCGTCATGTTCGTTTTTATCgaagttttgaatttcacacattttttcaaagttgagTGTCGATGTTTTCAACGATTTATCAATTACTTGAACTTTGATGAGGGTAGAGATATGTCAGAATCTCTGCAGTTTTTCTTTGCAAGTAATTTGGAATATTCTCAGTGGAATGGcgaagaacaacaaaaaactgtcCACCACTTGTTGCAGTTTATGACAAATCAACGTGAggcttttgaaaattatttttttttataa